A single genomic interval of Methylosinus sp. LW4 harbors:
- a CDS encoding TonB-dependent siderophore receptor gives MKDSILLRGVSALVLMLPSVAALAQEALPTIDVAGDSSAQRRPALPAEGPGDRFTGYAAASQPASSTKDGIDTMRNPISVQVVPRQVLDDQQAISVQDAIVGNVSGVQPSGDTFYDGFTIRGFDSSSIFRNNLATPNLTHLQTANLQSIEVLKGPAAMLYGRLEPGGAVNLITKRPLDYRYYSIEEQAGSWGLTRTSVDATGPLTEDKTWLYRLNVSFNHADSFRNFVTNQDAFVAPTLSWRPTEQLRFNLDFEYQNTSFVSDADTVLPAIGDRPASLPVGRYLQSPAVTRANPSRLERGLVSYDWTFDFDKDWSLTNRFMYTDLQWAQRLTDISSFDAPTGATGFSIWDVNAHRAVLNSNLDLKGKLETGPFRHEILLGADYRYDENHDFGYCCDGSSITPLNAYAPAYATTGYIKPANNFYWDQRQSWKGIYGQDMISFLDDRVHVLLGGRHDWASYGYGSSSSSFQQARSLYNSDTGAGFQNAVDHAWSPRLGVVLQPQPWLSFYANYTRSFGSTNGIPSPGSLPFSPQRGLQWEGGVKAELLDKRLVATLAYYDITKSGVVQSIPGTQFSRPVGLVESRGVELDVTGRIDDNWSVIGNYSYDDARIIADANGTPLTGGQEGNRLQNVPRHSGSLWVKYDASSQFQGLSLGAGVFAVGQRQGDNQNDFQLPGYARVDTLILYRLPASLAPWAKNVSLQFNVKNLLNTTYYLHSYDRFSIAPGAPRTFLASIRAEF, from the coding sequence ATGAAAGACTCGATCCTCTTGCGGGGCGTTTCCGCATTGGTCCTCATGCTTCCGTCCGTCGCCGCGCTCGCGCAGGAGGCGCTCCCCACGATCGATGTCGCCGGCGACTCATCGGCGCAGCGCCGGCCGGCGCTGCCGGCCGAGGGGCCAGGAGACCGCTTCACCGGCTACGCCGCCGCGAGCCAGCCGGCCAGCTCGACCAAGGACGGCATCGACACGATGCGGAATCCGATTTCGGTGCAGGTGGTTCCGCGGCAGGTGCTGGACGACCAGCAGGCCATTTCGGTCCAGGACGCCATCGTCGGCAATGTCTCCGGCGTGCAGCCGAGCGGCGACACGTTCTATGACGGCTTCACCATTCGCGGGTTCGATAGCTCGAGCATTTTCCGCAACAATCTCGCCACGCCGAACCTCACGCATCTCCAAACCGCCAATCTGCAATCGATCGAGGTGCTCAAAGGGCCGGCCGCCATGCTCTATGGACGTCTGGAGCCGGGCGGCGCCGTCAATCTGATCACCAAGCGCCCGCTCGATTACCGCTATTACTCCATCGAGGAGCAGGCGGGTTCCTGGGGCCTCACGCGCACCAGCGTCGACGCCACCGGCCCGCTGACCGAGGACAAGACCTGGCTGTATCGGCTGAACGTCTCGTTCAACCACGCCGATTCTTTTCGCAATTTCGTGACCAATCAGGACGCGTTCGTCGCGCCCACGCTCAGCTGGCGTCCGACCGAGCAATTGCGGTTCAATCTCGACTTCGAATATCAGAACACGAGCTTCGTCTCGGACGCGGATACTGTCCTCCCCGCCATCGGAGACCGTCCGGCGTCCTTGCCCGTCGGCCGCTATCTCCAGAGTCCCGCAGTGACGCGCGCGAATCCGAGCCGCCTGGAGAGAGGGCTGGTCAGCTATGACTGGACCTTCGACTTCGACAAGGATTGGAGCCTCACCAATCGTTTCATGTATACCGACCTGCAATGGGCTCAAAGGCTCACCGACATTTCGTCCTTCGATGCGCCGACCGGCGCGACGGGCTTCAGCATTTGGGACGTCAACGCCCATCGCGCCGTCCTCAACTCGAATCTCGATCTGAAAGGGAAGCTGGAGACCGGCCCGTTCCGCCACGAAATTCTGCTCGGAGCCGATTATCGCTACGACGAGAATCACGACTTCGGCTATTGCTGTGACGGCTCGTCCATCACGCCGCTCAACGCCTATGCGCCTGCCTATGCGACCACCGGCTATATCAAGCCCGCGAACAACTTCTACTGGGACCAGCGTCAATCCTGGAAGGGAATCTATGGCCAGGACATGATTTCCTTCCTCGACGATCGCGTGCATGTCCTGCTCGGCGGGCGTCACGACTGGGCGAGCTATGGTTATGGCTCCAGCTCGAGCTCCTTCCAGCAGGCGCGATCTCTCTATAATTCGGATACGGGCGCCGGCTTCCAGAACGCTGTCGATCATGCCTGGAGCCCTCGCCTCGGCGTCGTGCTGCAGCCTCAGCCGTGGCTCTCCTTCTATGCGAACTACACGCGCTCCTTCGGCTCGACCAATGGCATTCCGAGCCCCGGCAGCCTTCCTTTCTCGCCACAACGCGGCCTGCAATGGGAAGGGGGCGTGAAGGCCGAGCTGCTCGACAAGCGCCTCGTCGCGACTCTCGCCTATTACGACATCACCAAATCGGGAGTCGTGCAGTCGATCCCGGGCACGCAATTCTCTCGTCCCGTGGGCCTCGTCGAGAGCCGCGGCGTCGAGCTCGACGTCACCGGCCGCATCGACGATAATTGGAGCGTCATCGGCAATTACAGCTATGACGACGCGCGCATCATCGCCGACGCGAATGGAACGCCGCTCACCGGCGGCCAGGAGGGCAATCGCCTGCAGAATGTTCCGCGGCACTCTGGAAGCCTATGGGTGAAATATGACGCTTCGAGCCAGTTTCAGGGTTTGAGCCTCGGAGCGGGCGTCTTCGCGGTCGGACAACGTCAGGGCGACAATCAGAACGACTTCCAGCTGCCGGGATATGCGAGAGTCGACACGCTGATCCTTTATCGCCTGCCGGCCTCGCTCGCGCCCTGGGCGAAAAATGTGTCGCTCCAATTCAATGTCAAGAATCTGCTGAACACGACCTACTATCTGCATTCCTACGATCGGTTCAGCATTGCGCCCGGCGCGCCGAGGACATTCCTCGCCTCTATTCGCGCCGAGTTCTGA
- a CDS encoding response regulator transcription factor gives MRILLVEDEPEMGRLIASLVAEAQFIVDRSGSLEETIEAATRADYGLILLDRRLPDGDGLSIVADLRKLRPGVRIIMLTALDSLDDTICGLDAGADDYLSKPFRGPELMARIRACMRRPGAEPQPSLSVAGLTLDLASREVTIGGRPVGLHRRELALLEALMRRADRVVAREALLDEVYGLYAEVQPHTLDTLVWRLRKRLESLGAGVTIHLARGIGYMLTEAAR, from the coding sequence ATGCGTATTCTCCTCGTCGAGGACGAGCCGGAGATGGGGCGTCTGATCGCCTCGCTCGTCGCGGAAGCCCAATTCATCGTCGATCGCAGCGGCTCGCTCGAGGAGACGATCGAAGCCGCGACGCGGGCCGACTATGGCCTCATCCTTCTCGACCGGCGCCTCCCGGACGGCGACGGCTTGTCGATCGTCGCCGATCTGCGCAAGCTGCGGCCCGGCGTGCGGATCATAATGTTGACGGCGCTGGACTCGCTGGACGACACGATCTGCGGGCTCGACGCGGGCGCGGACGACTATCTCTCCAAGCCGTTTCGCGGCCCGGAGCTGATGGCGCGGATCCGGGCCTGCATGAGGCGTCCGGGCGCCGAGCCGCAGCCATCGCTCTCCGTCGCCGGCCTCACGCTCGACCTCGCCAGCCGCGAGGTGACGATCGGCGGCCGCCCTGTCGGCCTGCATCGGCGCGAGCTCGCGCTGCTCGAAGCGCTGATGCGGCGCGCCGATCGCGTCGTGGCGCGCGAAGCCTTGCTGGACGAGGTTTACGGCCTCTACGCCGAGGTCCAGCCGCATACGCTCGACACGCTCGTCTGGCGATTGCGCAAGCGGCTGGAATCGCTGGGCGCCGGCGTCACGATTCATCTCGCGCGCGGCATCGGCTATATGCTGACGGAAGCCGCGCGATGA
- a CDS encoding HAMP domain-containing sensor histidine kinase, translating into MSEGPSLALRVATYLLAAQLVAVGGGWICALVLGLFGLEDFATSLDEIAYPRTREMVMASLTRDADGALRVEPTPALRAELARNPKLKYAVFEPEEMRPARGSAPELVTALTSLRSLHPSWVHFSLDPHPRSRPTGYLQSRETPYGAVSVGVHGFAFRWPDIFVSMYYDAKWMSAYFGPAILFSIVTSWFAVRHGLAPLRDMAAEAARIDMDSLEQRLPDAKTPAEVRPLVVAFNQALERLDAGAARLRRFTANAAHELRTPVAILTARLDAPKQPSFLVDLQGDAHRIRNIVEQLLATTRLSDSPARMDETVDLVASSRRVAADALLLAVQRGRQIEFEAPDSAVLVRGNRAAIESVLSNLVDNALRAEPEGGSVIVRVGADAGDGAVVAVIDHGEGIAEADRALIFEPFWRKSEAPPGTGLGLAIAKEVMTRLGGRIMVGDTEGGGATFTLAFRRPPRDRDGANCEPAPQNSSDGEWPAKTPLPR; encoded by the coding sequence ATGAGCGAAGGCCCTTCGCTGGCGCTGCGGGTGGCGACCTATCTCCTGGCCGCGCAGCTCGTCGCGGTGGGCGGCGGATGGATTTGCGCGCTCGTCCTCGGCCTGTTCGGGCTCGAGGATTTTGCGACCTCCCTCGATGAGATCGCCTATCCGCGCACGCGCGAGATGGTCATGGCTTCTCTCACGCGCGACGCGGACGGGGCGCTGCGAGTGGAGCCCACGCCGGCGCTGCGCGCCGAATTGGCGCGGAACCCGAAATTGAAATATGCGGTGTTCGAGCCTGAGGAGATGCGCCCGGCGCGCGGCTCCGCGCCAGAGCTCGTGACCGCCTTGACGAGCCTGCGCTCCCTTCATCCGAGCTGGGTCCATTTCTCGCTCGATCCGCATCCGCGCAGCCGGCCGACCGGCTATCTGCAATCGCGCGAGACGCCCTATGGCGCGGTGTCGGTCGGCGTTCACGGCTTCGCGTTTCGCTGGCCGGACATATTCGTGTCCATGTACTACGACGCCAAATGGATGAGCGCCTATTTCGGCCCCGCCATTCTCTTTTCCATTGTCACGAGCTGGTTCGCCGTGCGCCACGGACTCGCGCCGCTGCGCGACATGGCCGCCGAAGCCGCGCGGATCGACATGGATTCGCTCGAGCAGCGGCTTCCCGATGCGAAGACGCCCGCGGAGGTCCGGCCGCTGGTCGTCGCCTTCAATCAGGCGTTGGAGCGCCTCGACGCGGGAGCCGCGCGGCTTAGGCGCTTCACCGCCAACGCCGCTCATGAATTGCGCACGCCCGTCGCGATTTTGACCGCGCGCCTCGACGCGCCGAAGCAGCCGAGCTTTCTCGTCGATCTGCAAGGCGACGCGCACCGCATTCGCAACATCGTCGAGCAATTGCTGGCGACGACCCGCCTTTCGGACAGCCCTGCGCGCATGGATGAAACGGTCGATCTCGTGGCTTCGAGCCGGCGCGTGGCGGCCGATGCGCTGCTGCTCGCCGTTCAGAGAGGTCGCCAAATCGAATTCGAGGCGCCCGATTCCGCGGTCCTTGTCCGCGGAAATCGCGCGGCCATCGAATCCGTTCTGTCCAATCTCGTCGACAATGCGCTGCGCGCCGAGCCCGAAGGCGGATCAGTGATCGTCCGTGTCGGCGCCGACGCCGGCGACGGCGCCGTGGTCGCGGTCATCGACCATGGCGAGGGAATCGCCGAAGCGGATCGCGCGCTCATTTTCGAGCCGTTCTGGCGCAAGAGCGAGGCGCCGCCGGGAACGGGCCTCGGCCTGGCGATTGCCAAAGAGGTGATGACGCGCCTCGGCGGCCGAATCATGGTCGGCGACACCGAAGGAGGAGGCGCTACGTTCACGCTCGCTTTTCGGCGGCCGCCGCGAGACCGAGACGGAGCGAATTGCGAGCCTGCGCCCCAAAATTCGAGCGATGGCGAATGGCCGGCGAAAACGCCGCTCCCGCGATGA
- a CDS encoding aminotransferase class III-fold pyridoxal phosphate-dependent enzyme: MSGASSDPATEPNGQIEPAIGGEGSAAAAALDFSGASPEDFAGSPELDETLEAAALSDALCAQIEPLSFGDRVFLFQSEAEAWRYAVETMRRRHRIGSRPKRRQLIVCAGAADGAGGLPPGLEADGEVVLLQTDDPGALAAAIDNRTAGILVAPVRTKAGFEIVPGALLARLRETADEYGLVLAYDESLSGFGRSGMMWAHEWTGVTPDVMVALHRPGNAPPLAALVVTQKLARGAPDRPRLVDRETLVSGRALMSALAAPGFLERVQNRGWRLEDRLTELFYKRRGAFAALGGIGLLQGLACSGEAEPMRATLAERGLLTRAMGSFLGLFPPLIVEEAEIDAAASIIDAACAPETE; encoded by the coding sequence ATGTCCGGCGCATCGTCTGATCCGGCCACCGAGCCCAATGGCCAAATCGAACCCGCGATCGGCGGCGAGGGGTCCGCGGCGGCGGCGGCGCTCGACTTTTCGGGCGCCTCGCCGGAGGATTTCGCCGGATCGCCGGAGCTGGACGAGACTCTGGAGGCGGCCGCGCTCTCCGACGCTCTCTGCGCTCAAATCGAGCCGCTGTCGTTCGGCGATCGCGTCTTCTTGTTTCAGTCCGAGGCGGAGGCTTGGCGCTATGCGGTCGAGACGATGCGGCGGCGCCATCGGATCGGTAGCCGCCCCAAGCGGCGACAGCTCATCGTCTGCGCCGGAGCCGCGGATGGAGCGGGAGGCCTGCCCCCGGGCTTGGAAGCCGATGGCGAGGTCGTGCTGCTCCAAACCGATGATCCGGGCGCATTGGCCGCGGCGATCGACAATCGAACGGCGGGAATTCTCGTCGCTCCGGTGAGGACGAAAGCGGGTTTCGAGATTGTTCCGGGAGCGCTGCTCGCGCGTCTGCGCGAGACCGCGGACGAATATGGGCTCGTCCTCGCTTACGACGAAAGCTTGAGCGGCTTCGGCCGCTCCGGCATGATGTGGGCGCATGAATGGACGGGCGTGACCCCGGATGTGATGGTCGCCCTTCATCGCCCAGGAAACGCCCCGCCATTGGCGGCGCTGGTCGTCACGCAAAAATTGGCGCGCGGGGCGCCGGACCGGCCGCGCCTCGTCGATCGCGAGACGCTCGTCAGCGGGCGCGCCTTGATGAGCGCGCTCGCGGCGCCCGGCTTTCTGGAACGGGTGCAGAATCGCGGCTGGCGCCTCGAAGACCGGCTCACGGAACTATTCTACAAGCGCCGCGGCGCGTTTGCGGCGCTTGGCGGCATCGGCCTTCTGCAAGGCTTGGCGTGCTCGGGAGAGGCGGAGCCGATGCGCGCGACGCTGGCCGAGCGCGGGCTCCTCACCCGCGCCATGGGATCGTTCCTCGGCCTATTTCCTCCGCTCATCGTCGAGGAAGCGGAAATCGACGCGGCGGCGTCCATCATCGACGCGGCTTGCGCGCCAGAGACGGAATGA
- a CDS encoding FecR family protein encodes MSNRHLAIVAAAVALFGSLGLARAEPVGSVVAARGEAALERADGRSPAEAGAAVLLNDRATTGEASRLDLRLGAATRLRLGANASLKVDKFIGKLSARTTLEEGAVVIDRATGAEKSFDLETPYGLLSARGTVFFAGPSRGVFGVFVQKGAVDVVTRSGSVRLTAGEGVDFPPPRVVVLPGLLEAEPSAPGPVTKWGAKRIEEALDSVR; translated from the coding sequence ATGTCCAATCGTCACCTTGCTATCGTCGCCGCGGCCGTCGCCTTGTTCGGCTCTCTCGGGCTCGCGCGCGCGGAGCCGGTCGGCTCGGTGGTCGCGGCGCGTGGGGAGGCGGCGCTGGAACGCGCCGACGGGCGTTCGCCGGCGGAGGCGGGCGCCGCCGTCCTGCTGAATGATCGCGCTACGACCGGCGAGGCCTCCCGGCTCGACCTCAGGCTCGGCGCGGCGACCCGGCTGCGGCTCGGCGCCAATGCGTCGCTGAAGGTCGACAAATTCATCGGAAAATTGTCCGCCAGGACCACTCTGGAAGAGGGGGCGGTTGTGATCGACCGCGCCACTGGGGCGGAAAAAAGCTTCGACCTCGAGACGCCCTACGGGCTTTTGTCGGCGCGCGGCACGGTGTTTTTCGCCGGCCCCAGCCGAGGGGTTTTCGGCGTTTTCGTTCAGAAAGGCGCCGTCGACGTCGTCACCCGGTCGGGCTCCGTGCGGCTGACGGCGGGAGAAGGCGTCGATTTCCCGCCGCCTCGCGTGGTCGTCCTTCCCGGACTGCTCGAAGCTGAGCCCTCGGCGCCCGGCCCGGTGACGAAATGGGGGGCGAAGCGCATCGAGGAGGCGCTGGACTCCGTCCGCTGA
- a CDS encoding CHASE2 domain-containing protein: MIDRRRQLIRLLTAPAAVGGVGALIFAALWAADFHGVAGMLRERAIDAIQRIAPREAGRGGVLVVDIDAASVARAGGWPLPRADMARLAARILDGRPAALAFDIFFDGSDRQSLRARIEGASDPKLREALAPILAQAPDPDHEFGETLERGQTILAALAGGAAPPAAFNFVRLEEPAGPRWARPIPGALAPHEPLAAAALGLGVSSLFGEEGGVVRRAPLLFSVGDRLIPGLALEATRVAENVAMLSVENGRLETGARSMPLGEGGALRLRWSDPAHWAQRTISAGELLEGRVAPERFTGQLVIVGASAPQAGALRPTPLGPLTPSVQIHAEAAEQLRAGMVPLRPGRALSAEIGAALVLAGVAAAVAARVGPSAAFALQSALSALWIAVAASALIFQNIVLDPAGPPLIVLLSGNMAAAASFARTRRMKAFISRKFEQYLSADVVREIIAHPERLRREGEMRIVTALFTDIENFTPMTQRLAPRDLISLLDVYLGGLERIVTDHGGMVDGVAGDAIHAFFNVPLERADHVDAAIDCAAAIVEFSERFRREPLAAQAGFGRTRVGVETGPAIVGDVGGARRLNYTAYGDAVIVAARLEQANKQLESQICIGPGAAAAARRDLVPLGALRLKGLPEDTMIFTLAGE; encoded by the coding sequence CGATCGACGCGATTCAGCGGATCGCCCCGCGCGAGGCCGGGCGCGGCGGCGTGCTGGTCGTCGATATCGATGCGGCGAGCGTCGCTCGCGCCGGCGGCTGGCCGCTCCCGCGCGCGGATATGGCGCGGCTCGCGGCGCGCATTCTCGACGGGCGTCCCGCGGCGCTCGCTTTCGATATTTTCTTCGACGGATCGGATCGACAGTCCCTGCGGGCTCGCATCGAGGGCGCGTCCGATCCGAAATTGCGCGAAGCGCTCGCGCCGATTCTCGCGCAGGCGCCCGATCCCGATCATGAATTCGGCGAGACGCTCGAGCGCGGCCAGACGATTCTGGCTGCGCTGGCGGGCGGCGCCGCGCCGCCGGCCGCATTCAATTTCGTGCGGCTCGAGGAGCCGGCCGGCCCGCGGTGGGCGCGGCCGATCCCCGGCGCGCTGGCGCCTCACGAGCCGCTGGCGGCGGCGGCGCTCGGTCTCGGCGTGTCGTCGCTGTTCGGCGAGGAGGGCGGGGTGGTGCGCAGGGCGCCGCTGCTATTCTCGGTCGGCGATCGGCTCATTCCCGGCCTCGCGCTGGAGGCGACGCGCGTCGCCGAAAATGTCGCCATGCTCTCTGTCGAGAACGGTCGGCTGGAGACGGGAGCGCGCAGCATGCCGCTCGGCGAAGGCGGCGCGCTGCGCCTGCGCTGGTCCGATCCCGCCCATTGGGCGCAGCGCACGATCTCCGCCGGCGAGCTTCTCGAAGGGCGCGTCGCGCCCGAGCGCTTTACGGGACAATTGGTCATCGTGGGCGCCAGCGCGCCGCAGGCCGGAGCGCTGCGCCCCACTCCGCTCGGCCCGCTGACCCCCAGCGTTCAGATCCACGCCGAAGCGGCGGAGCAGCTCCGCGCTGGAATGGTCCCGCTGCGTCCGGGGCGCGCGCTCTCGGCGGAAATCGGCGCGGCTCTCGTCCTCGCCGGCGTCGCGGCCGCCGTCGCCGCGCGGGTCGGCCCCTCGGCGGCCTTCGCCCTGCAGTCGGCCTTGTCCGCGCTCTGGATCGCCGTCGCCGCCTCGGCGCTGATCTTTCAGAATATCGTCCTCGATCCCGCCGGCCCTCCGCTCATCGTCCTGCTCTCCGGCAATATGGCCGCGGCAGCGTCCTTCGCCCGCACGCGCCGGATGAAGGCGTTCATCTCGCGCAAGTTCGAGCAATATCTTTCCGCCGATGTGGTGCGCGAGATTATCGCCCACCCGGAGCGGCTGCGGCGCGAGGGCGAGATGCGCATCGTCACGGCGCTCTTCACCGATATCGAAAATTTCACCCCCATGACGCAACGTCTCGCGCCGCGCGACCTCATCTCTCTGCTCGACGTCTATCTCGGCGGGCTGGAGCGTATCGTCACCGATCACGGCGGCATGGTCGACGGCGTGGCCGGCGACGCCATTCACGCCTTTTTCAACGTGCCGCTGGAGCGCGCCGATCATGTCGACGCCGCCATCGACTGCGCCGCGGCCATCGTCGAATTTTCGGAGAGATTCCGCCGGGAGCCGCTGGCGGCGCAGGCCGGCTTCGGGCGCACGCGGGTCGGCGTCGAGACGGGGCCGGCCATCGTCGGCGACGTCGGCGGCGCGCGCCGATTGAACTACACCGCCTATGGCGACGCGGTGATCGTCGCGGCGCGGCTGGAGCAGGCGAATAAGCAGCTCGAGTCGCAAATTTGCATCGGACCGGGCGCGGCGGCGGCGGCGCGGCGCGATCTGGTCCCGCTCGGCGCGCTGCGTCTCAAAGGCCTGCCGGAGGACACGATGATCTTCACGCTCGCCGGCGAATGA